The following proteins are co-located in the Flectobacillus major DSM 103 genome:
- a CDS encoding GNAT family N-acetyltransferase: MSFQIIKAQPSDYQHISQLCQTIYVEHFLYLWLEGGKDWYFNKVYRPDIILSEIQDTNSDYFLLQIEQQSVGYLKVNYVYNQQPDILEVERIYFHKAFAGKGLGKKLMNFAFDLARQLHKQSVILKAMDSSIDSIAFYHKMGFAQIGTYFLADFTLMKPEYRGMVVLEKKINDVV; this comes from the coding sequence ATGTCATTTCAAATTATCAAAGCACAACCTTCAGATTATCAGCATATTTCGCAACTATGCCAAACGATTTATGTCGAACATTTTTTGTATCTCTGGCTCGAAGGAGGTAAAGATTGGTATTTCAACAAAGTATACCGCCCAGATATAATCCTATCTGAAATCCAAGATACTAATAGCGATTATTTTCTGTTACAAATAGAACAACAATCGGTAGGGTATCTCAAAGTAAATTATGTCTACAATCAGCAGCCCGATATACTCGAAGTAGAACGAATCTACTTTCATAAAGCATTTGCAGGAAAAGGATTGGGTAAAAAACTGATGAATTTTGCTTTTGATTTAGCAAGGCAGTTACACAAGCAAAGCGTTATACTAAAGGCCATGGACAGTAGCATCGATTCTATTGCATTTTATCATAAAATGGGATTTGCCCAGATTGGCACTTATTTTCTTGCCGACTTTACCCTTATGAAACCCGAATACAGAGGGATGGTAGTATTAGAAAAAAAAATCAATGACGTAGTTTAA
- a CDS encoding sensor histidine kinase, producing MTLNELGLGQNFCQIALENSPLFIGIYEPTQQQFDYVNQKGLLMFETEKLADFNLLYSRGIRLNQLKESLDEEIARSINDEKSWIEENSFVRKSGKKFWGRLQVTPLEDKGQTKWLINISDIQQEKYSQLRFSEGEARFEALFMHAAIGIVMIDRASKIVLTNRFANSLFGYDPDELLGMPIETLLPTTLADTHRHHTAKYLDKPQIRPMGIGLDLKARKKDGTLFSVEISLSYFEQNGNSYFISFINDITYKKKIEMEMILKNQEIKKLNESLEQEVMNRTNALVETLKDLEESKHELELALSKEKELGELKSRFVAMASHEFRTPLTAILSSASLIAKYPLTDDQEKREKHLLRIKSAVSNLTDILEEFLSVGKLEEGKVEATYAWLNLDELVNDTISDLRNLLKPGQMIKYHNEVGTAIHSDKSLLRKILINLCSNASKFSNVNTTIHIFITRKGSKFTLAVKDEGIGISEEDQKHLFDRFFRGLNVTNIQGTGLGLHIVAKYTELLNGKVSIQSKLGVGTTVSAEFDYIEESKQAD from the coding sequence ATGACACTAAATGAACTAGGTTTAGGGCAAAACTTTTGCCAAATAGCCCTTGAAAATAGCCCCTTATTTATAGGCATTTACGAACCTACCCAACAACAGTTTGATTACGTGAATCAAAAGGGGTTGCTGATGTTTGAGACCGAAAAATTAGCAGACTTTAATTTGTTATACAGCAGAGGTATTCGGCTAAATCAGCTCAAAGAAAGCTTAGATGAAGAAATCGCTCGGTCGATTAACGACGAAAAAAGCTGGATAGAAGAAAATAGTTTTGTACGAAAATCGGGTAAAAAGTTTTGGGGACGTTTGCAGGTAACTCCCCTCGAAGATAAAGGCCAAACCAAGTGGCTGATTAATATTAGCGATATTCAACAAGAAAAATATTCACAGCTGAGGTTTTCGGAGGGTGAAGCCCGATTCGAGGCGTTGTTTATGCACGCCGCCATTGGTATTGTCATGATTGATAGAGCTAGTAAAATTGTACTAACCAATCGCTTTGCCAATAGCCTGTTTGGCTATGACCCCGACGAACTGCTGGGTATGCCAATCGAAACATTGCTACCGACTACCCTTGCCGACACTCACCGCCATCATACAGCTAAGTATTTGGACAAACCCCAAATTAGACCTATGGGGATTGGCCTCGACCTCAAAGCAAGAAAAAAAGATGGAACGCTGTTTTCGGTAGAAATTAGTTTGAGCTATTTTGAACAAAATGGCAATAGCTACTTCATATCGTTTATCAATGATATTACTTACAAGAAAAAAATTGAGATGGAAATGATTTTAAAAAATCAGGAAATCAAAAAACTCAATGAAAGTCTTGAACAAGAAGTAATGAATAGAACCAATGCTTTGGTCGAAACCCTCAAAGACCTAGAGGAGTCGAAGCACGAACTAGAATTGGCCTTGAGCAAAGAAAAAGAACTAGGCGAATTGAAATCTAGGTTTGTGGCTATGGCATCGCACGAATTTAGAACGCCACTTACGGCGATTCTTTCGTCGGCTTCCTTAATAGCCAAATACCCACTTACCGACGACCAAGAAAAACGAGAGAAACACTTGTTACGAATCAAGTCGGCAGTGAGTAATCTAACCGATATTTTGGAAGAATTTTTGTCGGTAGGAAAGCTCGAAGAAGGCAAAGTTGAAGCTACTTATGCTTGGCTTAATCTCGACGAGCTAGTTAATGATACTATTTCTGATTTGAGAAATCTCTTGAAGCCTGGACAAATGATTAAGTACCACAACGAGGTTGGTACTGCTATTCATTCAGATAAATCGCTTTTGCGTAAGATATTGATTAATTTATGTTCTAATGCCAGCAAATTCTCCAATGTCAATACCACGATTCATATCTTTATTACTCGTAAAGGTTCAAAGTTTACCCTTGCCGTCAAAGACGAAGGGATTGGTATTTCGGAGGAAGACCAAAAGCATTTATTCGACCGCTTTTTTAGGGGCCTCAATGTCACCAATATTCAGGGTACAGGCTTGGGCTTGCATATTGTGGCCAAGTATACCGAGTTGCTCAACGGAAAGGTGAGTATTCAGAGCAAGCTGGGTGTTGGCACTACTGTTTCTGCCGAATTTGACTATATAGAAGAATCCAAACAAGCTGACTAA
- a CDS encoding heavy metal translocating P-type ATPase yields the protein MEALTDTQLVCYHCGNDCPDNHIHIEEKNFCCEGCKTVYEILDQNNLCNYYDIEQMSGNSPQLAHFEFLDNTDIVAQLTDFKNDTICKITFYIPSIHCSSCLYLLENLYKLHEGITTSKVDFLKKQVAVTFNYHQISLRQLAELLSSIGYEPLISLNDVVKEKNKPSYKKLLTQIGVAGFCSGNIMLFSFPEYLGLDDTMYKHLFGYLNLVMAIPVVFYSGSGYFESVWKSLKKGIINIDFPILLGILVAFFRGTYEVIFLDGAGYFDSLTGLIFFLLAGKWFQQKTYHFLSFERDYKSYFPLAVTKLNAGKEEAISLNALKKGDKILVRNGELIPADALLYKGNAQIDYSFVTGESALESKKVGDFLFAGGRQVGETVEMEVLKEVSQSYLTQLWNNDTFQKQQNSRIKTFADLVGKYFTITVLTLATIVATYWYFHDTTKVMNAFTAILIIACPCALSLSYPFALGNGMRILGKQKMYLKNAEVIETMAQCDTIVFDKTGTLTTSEGSLPTFHGRRPLSQFEEMMVSSLVRNSTHPVSQKIKYLFNEPMYLEVENFTEITGQGVKGIYHGHQIKLGSHDFVVPESLPLEKSYQASVAHLQIDHEYLGYFSLPNHYRENIQEAIKSLSTRYDTYLLSGDNEAEKAQLSSWFVNEKHLKFNCTPQQKLDFIKKLQDQGRKVMMIGDGLNDAGALKQSDVGIAITDDTLNFTPSSDAILEANSLQKLSSFFQYSKYSLKIIQFSFVVSLVYNFIGLSFAITGSLSPVVAAILMPLSSATMVLIASVGMIWRGKYQFD from the coding sequence ATGGAAGCCCTCACCGATACCCAACTGGTTTGTTACCACTGTGGCAATGACTGCCCCGACAACCATATTCATATAGAAGAAAAGAATTTTTGTTGTGAAGGCTGTAAAACAGTTTACGAAATTCTTGACCAAAATAATCTTTGCAATTATTACGATATTGAGCAGATGTCGGGCAATAGCCCTCAGTTAGCACATTTTGAGTTTTTGGACAATACAGATATTGTAGCTCAACTAACTGATTTTAAGAACGATACTATTTGTAAGATAACCTTTTATATTCCGAGTATCCACTGTAGTTCGTGTTTGTATTTATTAGAAAACCTCTACAAACTTCATGAAGGAATTACTACCTCGAAGGTCGATTTTCTGAAAAAACAAGTAGCTGTTACTTTTAATTACCACCAAATAAGCCTCCGCCAACTAGCCGAGCTACTGAGTTCGATAGGCTACGAGCCACTGATTAGCCTCAACGATGTTGTAAAAGAAAAAAATAAGCCTTCTTACAAAAAGCTTTTGACCCAAATAGGGGTTGCAGGGTTTTGTTCGGGCAATATCATGCTGTTTAGTTTTCCCGAATATTTGGGGCTAGACGATACCATGTACAAACACCTTTTTGGGTATCTCAACCTTGTTATGGCCATTCCTGTGGTATTTTATTCGGGTTCGGGCTATTTTGAATCTGTCTGGAAAAGCCTCAAAAAAGGTATTATCAATATCGACTTCCCTATTTTGCTAGGTATTTTGGTGGCATTCTTTAGAGGTACTTACGAGGTGATTTTCTTGGATGGAGCGGGCTATTTTGATTCGCTAACTGGGTTGATTTTCTTTTTGTTAGCAGGGAAATGGTTTCAGCAAAAAACCTATCATTTTTTGTCCTTCGAGCGTGACTATAAGTCGTATTTCCCTTTGGCGGTTACCAAGCTCAATGCTGGCAAAGAAGAAGCAATATCGCTTAATGCCTTGAAAAAAGGCGATAAAATTTTGGTAAGAAACGGCGAGCTTATTCCTGCCGATGCGTTGTTGTACAAAGGTAATGCCCAAATCGACTACAGCTTTGTTACGGGCGAGTCGGCCTTAGAAAGCAAAAAAGTAGGTGATTTCTTGTTTGCTGGTGGCCGTCAGGTTGGCGAAACCGTAGAAATGGAAGTGCTGAAAGAGGTTTCGCAGAGTTATTTGACACAACTTTGGAATAACGATACTTTTCAGAAACAACAAAATAGCCGTATCAAAACCTTTGCCGATTTGGTGGGTAAATATTTTACCATTACAGTACTAACTTTGGCAACGATAGTAGCCACCTATTGGTATTTTCATGATACCACCAAGGTAATGAATGCCTTTACGGCTATTTTGATTATTGCTTGCCCCTGTGCTTTGTCTTTGAGCTACCCTTTTGCTTTGGGCAATGGAATGCGAATTTTGGGCAAACAAAAGATGTATCTTAAAAATGCCGAAGTAATAGAAACAATGGCACAATGCGACACCATTGTGTTTGATAAAACGGGTACTTTAACTACTTCTGAGGGGAGTTTGCCAACATTTCATGGACGTAGACCGTTGAGCCAGTTTGAAGAAATGATGGTATCGTCTTTGGTAAGAAACTCGACCCACCCAGTTTCTCAAAAAATAAAATACCTATTCAATGAACCGATGTATTTGGAGGTAGAAAACTTTACCGAAATTACAGGGCAAGGCGTAAAAGGTATTTATCATGGGCATCAAATCAAGCTAGGTTCGCATGACTTCGTAGTACCCGAATCGCTACCACTCGAAAAGAGTTATCAGGCAAGTGTGGCTCATTTACAAATTGACCACGAATATTTAGGGTATTTTTCATTGCCGAATCATTACCGAGAAAATATTCAAGAAGCTATTAAGTCATTGAGTACCCGATATGATACCTATTTGCTTTCGGGCGACAACGAGGCTGAAAAAGCTCAGCTTAGTTCGTGGTTTGTGAATGAAAAGCACTTGAAGTTTAATTGTACACCACAACAGAAACTAGATTTTATCAAAAAATTACAAGACCAAGGTCGCAAAGTAATGATGATTGGCGATGGCCTCAACGATGCAGGAGCGTTGAAGCAATCAGACGTTGGAATAGCAATTACCGACGACACCCTCAACTTTACGCCATCGAGCGATGCCATTTTGGAGGCTAATTCTTTGCAAAAACTCAGTTCATTTTTTCAATACAGTAAATATTCACTCAAAATCATACAATTTAGTTTTGTGGTATCGTTGGTCTATAATTTCATTGGTTTGAGCTTTGCCATTACTGGCTCGTTATCGCCAGTTGTAGCCGCAATTTTGATGCCCCTTAGCTCGGCAACGATGGTATTGATTGCCTCTGTAGGCATGATTTGGCGTGGCAAATATCAATTTGACTAA
- a CDS encoding Crp/Fnr family transcriptional regulator: protein MKSQAPDCNSCQFKESSLFKHCHTHELDELAESKCFNSYKKGQVIFHEGNRPLGIFCVFSGKVKVSRMGSDGKEQIIRLAKKGDTLGYRSLIDNTKYTASAIALDETEVCFVPASEFNKLIDENVKVSTDLMRMLARALGDTQDKLIHLAMKPVRERLAEALLLLKATYQEEGKTPFSIAISREDLSSIVGTAKETVIRFLSEFKEDGIITTHGSEITILNPDKLVKISSMYD from the coding sequence ATGAAGTCACAAGCCCCCGACTGCAATAGTTGTCAGTTTAAGGAAAGTTCGCTTTTCAAACACTGCCATACACATGAGTTAGACGAACTAGCAGAAAGTAAATGTTTTAACTCGTACAAGAAAGGACAAGTAATTTTTCATGAAGGCAATCGCCCTTTAGGGATTTTTTGTGTGTTCAGCGGTAAAGTAAAGGTTAGCAGAATGGGGTCGGATGGCAAAGAGCAGATTATCCGTTTAGCCAAAAAAGGAGATACATTAGGCTACAGGTCGTTGATAGACAATACCAAATATACGGCTTCGGCAATTGCCTTGGACGAAACAGAGGTGTGTTTTGTACCTGCAAGCGAATTTAATAAACTTATTGACGAAAACGTGAAGGTGTCTACCGACCTTATGCGAATGCTGGCTCGTGCATTGGGCGATACCCAAGACAAACTGATTCACTTGGCCATGAAGCCCGTAAGAGAACGCTTGGCAGAAGCCCTTTTGCTACTCAAAGCTACTTATCAAGAAGAAGGGAAAACGCCTTTCTCGATTGCTATTTCGCGAGAGGACTTATCGTCGATTGTAGGAACAGCCAAAGAAACTGTTATCAGGTTTTTATCAGAGTTTAAGGAAGATGGTATTATTACAACTCATGGAAGCGAAATAACGATACTCAATCCCGACAAACTCGTAAAAATCAGTAGTATGTACGACTAG
- a CDS encoding cyclic nucleotide-binding domain-containing protein yields the protein MRETERKILASGIELSFKGGEFLYRKGQEAEFVFYLKDGKFELIDGHNDPIRIEGFRCFLGLEELLSDKQHRYSVKALSNAQVLVFEKSLLNTLIYEYELAQRYFMLKMCDYMAFHESVYE from the coding sequence ATGAGAGAAACTGAAAGAAAAATTTTGGCAAGTGGTATTGAATTAAGTTTCAAAGGTGGCGAATTTTTGTACAGGAAAGGGCAGGAAGCTGAGTTTGTTTTTTACTTAAAAGATGGAAAATTTGAGCTCATCGATGGCCATAATGACCCTATTAGAATAGAGGGATTCCGATGTTTTTTGGGGTTGGAAGAACTCCTTTCCGACAAGCAGCATCGCTACAGTGTGAAGGCATTATCTAATGCTCAGGTACTCGTTTTTGAAAAATCTTTACTCAATACTCTTATTTACGAATATGAATTAGCACAACGCTATTTTATGTTGAAAATGTGCGATTATATGGCGTTTCATGAAAGCGTATATGAATAA
- a CDS encoding IlvD/Edd family dehydratase, translating to MKNKRLRSQDWFGKEGKDGFIYRAWMKNQGIPADFFEGKPVIGICNTWSELTPCNAHFRDLAESVKKGVLEAGGFPVEFPVMSLGETLIKPTAMLYRNLASMDVEESIRANPVDGVVLLCGCDKTTPSLIMGACSVDIPTLVISGGPMLKGHWRGKDIGTSDVWRFAEAYKLGEISQKEFVEAEACMARTQGHCAVMGTASTMATMVEALGLSLPNNAAIPAADARRKVISQLSGRRIVDMVKEDLTLSKVLTRKAFENAIMINAAIGGSTNFVIHLLAIAGRIGVELNIEDFDKYSHNVPLLANIQPSGEFFMEDLYYAGGLPAVIKELASIIHQDALTVNGKTMGENCEDAEKFDLNIISSLENPFKPESGIVVVKGNLAPNGAVIKPSAATPKLMKHRGQAVVFETIEDYHARIDDPALEIDENSIMVLKNVGPKGYPGMAEVGNMGIPKKLLLKGVKDMVRISDGRMSGTGFGTVVLHVSPEAAAGGTLAFVQNGDWISLDVENRSLELEVSPEELEQRKLNWQPLDLGINRGYVNLYIKHVEQAHLGADMDFLKGKSGSTVTRDSH from the coding sequence ATGAAAAATAAAAGACTACGCTCGCAAGATTGGTTTGGTAAAGAAGGGAAAGATGGCTTTATCTACCGAGCATGGATGAAAAACCAAGGCATTCCAGCCGATTTTTTTGAAGGAAAACCTGTTATTGGTATTTGCAATACTTGGTCGGAGCTAACACCCTGCAATGCTCATTTCCGAGATTTGGCCGAATCTGTCAAAAAAGGAGTTTTAGAGGCAGGTGGTTTTCCTGTAGAGTTTCCAGTAATGTCTTTGGGCGAAACGCTCATTAAGCCTACAGCCATGTTGTATCGAAATCTGGCTAGTATGGACGTAGAAGAGTCTATCCGAGCCAATCCTGTCGACGGAGTAGTGCTACTGTGTGGTTGCGACAAAACTACCCCTTCGCTTATTATGGGAGCATGTAGTGTCGATATTCCTACTTTAGTTATTTCGGGAGGGCCAATGCTCAAAGGACATTGGCGAGGCAAAGACATTGGTACATCCGATGTTTGGCGTTTTGCAGAAGCTTATAAATTAGGCGAAATTTCTCAAAAAGAATTTGTTGAAGCCGAGGCTTGCATGGCTCGTACACAAGGGCATTGTGCCGTTATGGGTACAGCCTCGACAATGGCCACGATGGTAGAAGCCCTAGGGCTGTCGTTGCCCAATAATGCGGCAATTCCTGCGGCCGATGCACGCCGTAAGGTAATTTCACAGCTATCGGGCCGACGTATCGTAGACATGGTAAAAGAAGACCTTACCCTCTCGAAGGTACTTACCCGAAAAGCCTTTGAAAATGCCATTATGATTAATGCCGCAATTGGTGGCTCTACCAATTTTGTGATTCACTTATTGGCTATTGCTGGTCGTATTGGGGTTGAATTAAATATAGAAGATTTTGACAAATACTCGCATAATGTACCACTTTTGGCCAATATTCAGCCTTCTGGCGAGTTTTTTATGGAGGATTTATACTATGCAGGGGGCTTGCCTGCGGTTATCAAGGAACTGGCAAGTATTATCCATCAAGATGCCCTTACCGTAAATGGAAAAACGATGGGCGAAAATTGTGAAGATGCCGAAAAATTTGACCTCAATATTATTTCTTCGCTAGAAAATCCTTTCAAACCCGAATCGGGGATTGTTGTAGTAAAAGGCAACCTAGCGCCCAACGGGGCGGTTATTAAACCTTCGGCTGCAACGCCAAAACTCATGAAACACCGTGGACAAGCCGTTGTATTTGAAACCATTGAAGACTATCACGCTCGTATCGACGACCCTGCTCTGGAAATAGATGAAAATTCGATCATGGTACTAAAAAATGTAGGCCCCAAAGGATACCCCGGCATGGCCGAAGTGGGCAATATGGGAATCCCTAAAAAGCTATTACTAAAAGGCGTAAAAGATATGGTGCGTATTTCGGATGGACGAATGAGTGGCACAGGATTCGGAACGGTGGTTTTACACGTTTCGCCCGAAGCGGCGGCGGGTGGCACTTTGGCATTTGTCCAAAATGGCGATTGGATCAGCTTGGATGTCGAAAATAGAAGCTTAGAGCTAGAAGTATCGCCCGAAGAACTTGAACAAAGAAAACTCAATTGGCAACCCTTAGATTTGGGTATTAATCGGGGGTATGTAAACTTGTATATCAAGCACGTTGAACAGGCTCATCTCGGAGCTGACATGGATTTTTTGAAAGGAAAATCAGGTAGCACTGTTACCCGCGATTCGCATTAA
- a CDS encoding response regulator, with the protein MKTILLIEDSDDIRETTAEILELANYEVVTASNGKEGVEKAMTQRPDIVVCDIMMPILDGYGVLHIFNQNPDLQGIPFIFLTAKTERNDFRKGMEMGADDYLTKPFHEIELLNAIESRLKKVEQLIQGSGKVTTEHIDELYSEASKYKDLSELSTDRKVTTLKKKQIIYSEGDEPIKFYFLKAGKIKTYNTNRDGKEFVTGLYNEGDFFGHIAIIENTDYQETAEALEECQIVGIPKHDFMELISKNQQVANKFIKMLANSIADKERYLLGMAYNSLRKRVADGLLLLQKKYKNSENERFTMKISRDDLASIVGTATESLIRTLSEFKSDKLIEISGSEITIIDEKKLANLRN; encoded by the coding sequence ATGAAAACGATATTATTAATAGAAGATAGCGACGATATCCGAGAAACTACTGCCGAAATCTTGGAATTGGCTAATTATGAGGTAGTCACAGCATCGAATGGCAAAGAAGGTGTTGAAAAAGCCATGACACAAAGACCCGATATTGTGGTTTGCGATATAATGATGCCTATACTGGATGGCTATGGCGTATTACATATTTTTAATCAAAATCCTGATTTACAAGGAATTCCATTTATCTTTTTGACTGCCAAAACAGAACGTAATGACTTTAGAAAAGGAATGGAAATGGGGGCTGATGATTACTTAACCAAGCCTTTTCATGAAATAGAATTGCTAAATGCTATTGAAAGCCGCTTGAAAAAGGTAGAACAATTGATTCAGGGATCGGGCAAAGTTACTACCGAACATATCGATGAATTGTACTCGGAGGCAAGTAAATACAAAGATTTGTCGGAGCTTTCGACCGACAGGAAGGTTACAACCCTTAAAAAGAAGCAAATTATTTATTCGGAAGGCGACGAGCCTATTAAATTTTACTTCTTGAAGGCCGGGAAAATCAAAACCTATAATACCAACCGTGACGGCAAAGAGTTTGTAACAGGCTTATACAACGAAGGTGATTTTTTTGGACATATCGCTATCATTGAAAATACCGATTATCAAGAAACTGCCGAAGCCCTAGAAGAGTGTCAAATCGTAGGTATTCCCAAGCATGATTTTATGGAGTTGATTTCAAAAAATCAACAAGTAGCCAATAAGTTTATCAAAATGCTAGCCAATAGCATTGCCGACAAAGAAAGATACCTATTAGGAATGGCGTATAATTCGTTGAGAAAAAGAGTGGCCGATGGCCTTTTGTTGTTGCAGAAAAAATACAAAAATAGCGAAAACGAACGGTTTACCATGAAAATCTCGCGCGATGACCTAGCGTCGATTGTAGGTACTGCTACCGAGTCGTTAATACGTACTTTGAGCGAATTTAAGTCTGATAAATTAATAGAAATCAGCGGCAGCGAAATTACTATTATTGATGAAAAAAAGCTGGCTAATTTAAGAAATTAA
- a CDS encoding universal stress protein, translating to MKKILVPTDFSELSLAALDIAAMFARATAAEIVLYHKDYISLPYIDYVETPITTFDVEAIEEQHNQTQKRLGQIINSPKYEGLTIVTYNTDDFEELGASIAERTDIDLIVMGSEGASGWKEFLDGSNSESVVRHAHCPVLVIKSPISSFYPRKVLIAVDFETPFDDKVLSLLNKEVEQKYIVYVNASDDFEDTRSIKKKMRAFEQEHNITDHEFVIYNDFSVSNGIIHCAEDLQVDLIVMSTKARSGISHFLFGSVTETVLNHSDIPILATIAHH from the coding sequence ATGAAAAAGATACTAGTCCCCACCGATTTCTCTGAACTATCATTGGCAGCGTTAGATATTGCTGCAATGTTTGCCAGAGCTACCGCCGCCGAGATTGTTTTGTACCACAAGGACTACATTAGTTTGCCTTATATCGACTATGTAGAGACCCCAATTACAACATTCGATGTGGAAGCTATTGAAGAGCAACACAATCAAACACAAAAAAGGCTAGGACAAATCATTAACTCGCCAAAGTATGAAGGACTTACGATTGTAACCTATAATACAGATGATTTTGAAGAGCTTGGAGCATCTATAGCCGAACGTACCGACATCGACCTTATTGTGATGGGTTCGGAAGGGGCAAGTGGATGGAAAGAGTTTTTAGATGGTTCTAATTCAGAGAGTGTTGTTCGCCATGCACACTGCCCTGTTTTGGTAATCAAATCACCCATTAGCAGTTTTTATCCTAGAAAAGTACTTATTGCTGTTGATTTTGAAACACCTTTCGATGACAAAGTATTGTCATTACTCAACAAAGAGGTAGAGCAAAAATACATTGTTTATGTAAATGCGTCTGACGATTTTGAAGATACCCGCAGCATCAAGAAAAAAATGCGTGCATTTGAGCAAGAACATAATATAACTGACCATGAGTTTGTCATCTACAATGACTTCAGTGTAAGCAATGGTATTATTCACTGTGCCGAAGACTTACAAGTTGATTTGATTGTTATGTCAACCAAAGCTAGATCAGGAATTAGCCATTTCCTTTTTGGAAGTGTTACAGAAACCGTCCTGAATCATTCTGATATTCCGATACTAGCAACTATTGCACATCATTAA
- a CDS encoding glycoside hydrolase family 125 protein, with protein MNRRNFLKNTSLTTLGIALSQPNIWANNAFPTVRVEANKRNFTSEAVEQTIDRLKKKIKDPELAWLFENCFPNTLDTTVKYHVKDEKPDTFVITGDIDAMWLRDSTAQVWPYLPLAAKDAQIKSLIEGVIRRQAICLLIDPYANAFYEGKGNSEWSKDLTDMKPELHERKWELDSVCYTIRLAYNYWKTTGDTSPFDTDWSKAMKSVLAVCKEQQRKNGRGSYHFGRNTFWSTDTVPGNGYGNPTKPIGMINSTFRPSDDATIFPFYVPANLFAVVSFKQLSEMASVILKDTTFANECKALSTEVDTAIKKYAVYNHPKYGKIYALEVDGFGNHLLQDDANVPNLLGLPYLQAVSSQDPIYQNTRQFILSTDNPYYFVGKAAEGIGSPHTLVNNIWPMSLIMRAMTSNNDQEILAQLKFLKNTHAGTGFMHESFDKDDSSKFTRKWFAWANTLFGELILKIEKERPHLL; from the coding sequence ATGAACAGACGTAACTTTCTCAAAAACACATCTTTAACAACGCTTGGCATTGCCTTGTCTCAACCCAATATTTGGGCAAACAATGCCTTCCCGACAGTTCGGGTTGAGGCCAATAAAAGAAATTTTACCAGTGAGGCTGTCGAACAAACCATAGATAGGCTCAAGAAAAAAATTAAAGACCCCGAATTGGCATGGTTGTTTGAAAACTGCTTCCCCAATACTTTGGATACAACGGTGAAGTATCATGTCAAAGACGAAAAGCCCGATACATTTGTAATTACTGGCGATATAGATGCCATGTGGCTGCGTGACAGCACTGCACAGGTATGGCCTTATTTGCCCTTGGCCGCCAAGGATGCCCAAATCAAAAGCCTGATTGAAGGGGTTATTCGTCGCCAAGCAATTTGTTTGCTTATCGACCCTTATGCCAATGCTTTTTATGAAGGAAAAGGAAATAGCGAGTGGTCAAAAGACCTAACCGATATGAAGCCTGAATTGCACGAACGCAAATGGGAACTAGACTCGGTTTGTTATACTATCCGTTTGGCTTACAACTACTGGAAAACAACGGGCGATACAAGCCCATTCGATACCGATTGGAGCAAAGCTATGAAGTCGGTATTGGCTGTTTGTAAAGAACAACAACGCAAAAATGGAAGAGGAAGTTATCATTTTGGTAGAAATACCTTCTGGTCTACCGATACTGTTCCAGGCAATGGATATGGCAACCCTACAAAGCCTATTGGTATGATAAACAGCACTTTCCGCCCATCGGACGATGCCACGATTTTTCCTTTTTATGTACCTGCCAATCTTTTTGCTGTTGTATCCTTCAAGCAGTTGTCGGAAATGGCTAGTGTCATTTTGAAAGATACCACCTTTGCCAATGAATGCAAAGCATTGTCGACCGAGGTTGACACGGCTATCAAAAAGTATGCAGTTTATAACCATCCCAAATATGGAAAAATCTATGCGTTGGAGGTTGATGGCTTTGGCAATCATTTATTACAGGACGATGCCAACGTACCCAATTTGCTAGGTTTGCCTTATTTGCAAGCTGTGAGTAGCCAAGACCCTATTTATCAAAATACCCGCCAGTTTATTTTGAGTACCGACAACCCTTATTATTTTGTCGGAAAAGCTGCCGAAGGCATTGGCAGCCCGCACACTTTGGTCAATAATATCTGGCCAATGAGCTTGATTATGCGTGCTATGACCTCTAACAATGACCAAGAAATTTTGGCTCAATTGAAGTTTTTGAAAAATACACACGCAGGAACGGGCTTTATGCACGAGTCGTTCGACAAAGATGATTCATCGAAATTTACCAGAAAATGGTTTGCTTGGGCCAATACCCTTTTTGGCGAATTAATTTTGAAGATAGAAAAAGAAAGACCTCATTTATTGTAG